Sequence from the Ereboglobus luteus genome:
GTGTCGCTTGCGAATGGATCGGCGGTCTCCACTCCGCCGGACGAGGCGCGGGCTCGCCCTTTGGGGTTTCGGGATTTTGAAGTTTATCGAAGCAGCGAGCCATGAACTTTCACCCGCGCAAACTCCGCTCCCGCCGCGCTTCGATCATCATCGTTGTTCTCGTGATGATGGCCTTCGCATCGATCGCGCTCGCCCTCTTCATGGAGAAGGCGTTCAACGACCTTGCCGTCGAGGTTCGCGCAAACGACGCGGCGAACATGCGCGTCGAGGCGTATTCCGCGATGGAGACCACGCTCGCCGTCCTTGAGGATTTTCGCGCCGCACTCGGCTCGCTCCACAGCCCCGCCGAGGGCTGGGCCGATCCGCTCGGCTTTGCCGGCTACGAACCCATCAACCCCGATTACACCGTCGAGGTCGCCTTCGAGGATGAGAGCGGCAAACTTTCCCTGCCCAACGTTAACGCCACCACGCTCACCTCGCTCTTCACCTACTGGGGGCTCGACGAAACCACCGCGGCCAAACTCACCGACGCGCTCCTCGGTTGGATGCGCGCCGATTACATCCCCGCCACGGCGGGCGCGCCCCTGCCCGAGGACTACGACACCGGCGACCTTCCGTTCACGCCGCCCGCGCGCACGCTCCGCTCGTTCGACGAACTCGCCTCCATCGAATTCGCGCGCGATATTTTTTACGACGAAACCGGCCGCCCCAACGAACTCTGGCACCGCTTCGTTCAAACCTTTTCCCTTTACGATTTCCAAACTCCCAACATCAACGCCGCCCCGCCCGACATCCTCGGCGCGCTCGGCAATCTCGACACCTCGCTCGACGAAAAACTCTCCAACTTCCTCCAGGGTGAGGATGGCCGCACCCTCGCCGGCACCGGCGGCTATTTTGCCAGCAAGGACGAGGTCGACACCCTCCTCGGCGCCGGCACTCCCGCCAGCCAGCTCGGCGTCACGATTAGCGCGCTTCGCGTCATCATCACCATCCGCCAAGGCCCGGCCAACTACCGGCTCAACGCCCTCGTTTCCATGCCCGGCACGGGCGGCGCCAAACTCCCCGCCGCGTGGGCGCAGCAAAACACCGCCTCCACCTCCACCAGCGGCACAAACTCAAACAATAACACCACGCCCGGCAACCAAGGCACCTCGCGAACGTCTAACAACGCCAACACCACCCGGGCCAACGCCTCCGCCGGCACCACGCAAAAAAACCTGAACTACCCATACACCTTCCTCGAAATCCGCGAAAACGACCTCGTCCCCCCGCCCGCGCCCGTCATCGGCGAAACCGAAACCGAATGAATTTTCTATTAGCCAACACGGCAAAACACTTTCACAACTAACATCACGCGCTGAGGATTGCGCCATTCCGTATTCCAAAATCCGCATTCCGCACTCTTACATGGCCCTCAAGTTTCTAAAAGCTCCCCCGCCCAATGTCGTGCTTCTGCCCGACACGCAGTTTTTTGTGCGCGCCATTCCCGTGCCCGCGGATCAAACGCCGGAGGAACTTTCCACCCAGGTCGAACTCGCCCTCGAAACCCTCGCGCCCTTTCCCGTTGCGCAGATGTATTACGGCTACCATTGGCGGCCCGGCGCCCGGCACGCACTCATCTACGCCGCCTACCGCAAGCGTTTCAGCCAGGCCAGTGTCGAAACCTGGTCCGCCGCCGATGCCGTGCTCCCCGCATTCGCCACTCTTCTGAATCCCGCCGCCAGCCCCGGAACCACCGCGATCCTCTCCACCCCCGACAGCCTTACCGCGATCCACTGGGCTGACAACAGCGGCGTGCCCTCCCTCGTTATTTCCCGCGCACTCCCCGAGCCCGACGACGACAAACCGCCCCTCTCCGAATCGGACAGGGACGCCGCGCGCGCCGCCCTCCGCAACGAGCTTCTGCGCGCCACGCCCGGCACAATCCATCTCCACGAATACGAATACCCCGCGCTCGACACCGTCCCGGCGCCCGCCCGCGCCGACAACGCCCTCGTCTTCGCCACCCCGCCCGCCAAAAACACCCGCACCACGCCAAGCTCCACCACCTTCACCACCGCGCAACTCGACATGCTCGACGTTCGTGACAAGGCCGAGCTCGTCGCCCGTCGTGCCTCCCGCCGCCGCGACCTCCTTCTCTGGCGCGCTTTCCTGGGCTGCCTCAGCCTCCTCGCCCTTTGCGCCCTCATCGACATCGCGCTCAAAGGCGGAAAGTTTTTGCAGGAAAAACGAATCTACCAAGTAAAGGAGCAAGCTCCCTACGTCGCCGAAATCGACCGCGCCAACACCCTCGCCACTCGCATCGAGGATCTCTCCAACAAGCGCCTGCTTCCCTTTGAGATGATCGACCTGCTCCGCCCCGCGCTCCCCGACACGATCGTTTTCACCCGCGTCATCACACGCAGCCTCAACAGTATTGAAATCCAGGCCCGCACCAACCGCGCCGCCGACTTCAACTCCTTCCGCACTTCCCTCGTTTCCCTGCCCGCCATCGAAAAACTCGACATCAACAACCCCGCCACCCGCGACGGCTCCACCACCTTCACGATGCTCATCACCTTCAAACCCGGCACCGTGATCGCCGCCGAGGACATTCCCCCTCCGCAACCAAAGAACACCGCAACCCCAAAAACTGACGCCGCCAGCGAGACCGCCGCCGAGAATGCCGCGCCCCAGTCCGGCGCTCCGCAACCCGCCGCACCCAGCATCCACGACCAAATCCAGCAACAGCTTACTCCCGGCCAATCCGACGCGCCATCCCCCGACGCCGTCCCTCCCGCCAACGGACAACCCGCGCCACAAACCACCGAGCACACCATTGTCACAGGCGACACCCTCGCGCGCATCGCCAGGCAAGCCGGCGTTTCCCCGCGCGACATCATTGCCGCCAACCCCGGATTGGCCAATCCGCGCAACCTCCAGCCCGGTCAAAAAATCAACATTCCTCAACCCGCGCCGCCCCCCGCCAATGAAACCGCCGAGGAGGAGCCCAACCAATGAAAGCCTTTTTCCTGAGCCGCCAAACACGCGAAAAAGTTCTCCTCGTCGGACTCGTCCTTGTCGCCGCGCTCTGGTGGCTGACCGCCGCCATCGGACGCACCACGACCTTCATCCGCGATTTCAAAAGCACGAGCCTCACGCTCAAAGTGCAGCAAATGACGCTCGACGCGCGCGAATCGATCCAAGCCCGCGCCAACGCCGCCATCCGCCAACTCGACCCCTCGCGCACCTACGACACTGTGCGCCTGCAAGCCGAGCTCGACACCATTGCCACCGCCGTCGGCATCACGAACAAGACCATCAGTGACGCGCGCACGGAAAAAACCGCGCAATTCTCGGTGAACAGCGCCCAGATAACGGTTCGCAACACGGACTACGCCACGGTGGTGAAGTTTTACGAGGAGATTAAAAAACGCACCCCCTACATCGGCCTCGACCAGCTCACAATCCAGCCCTCCAACGTGGCCAATCCCACCCAGCTCACCCTCATGCTAAAAGTCTCCTCGGTGGAAATCCTCCGCTAAATCCAAAACACGCTTGTGCTGGAGTCCGAAGCCCAACGGTTGCGGCGGATTGGCGGACAGAAGCGTTTTGTCTTTTCACGTTTTTTTGGGGTGAAATATGCGGGCTATCCGCTCATAATTCCCGAAAATAGTGTAAGACCTATTTCATTTTTAACAACCAACTCATCATGAAAAAAACGATCCTCATCCTAGCATCCCTCGTGTTTTCGCTCGCAGGCTTCTCCTCCCTCGGAGCCCGCCCCGCCGGTGAAACCACCCTGAAATCGCCCGCCTTTGCCGCTTCCTTGGAAAACTCCCGCTGGGCCTTCACGCTTCCCAACGACCGCGCCGGCTGGCTCGGTTTCTCACGGGAAAACGATAAGCTCACCGCCCTTCTCCTCTGGGGCAGCGGGCACCCGCGGCCAGTCGCCGTCGCCCTCAAAAACGATGCAGTCGAACTTCGCCGCGCCTACAAGCACACGGGGAAAAACGGTGCCAAGCTCGACCGCACCGACCTCCTCACCGCCCGGCAAACCGCCGGTGGCGCCCTCGCCTTTGAAATCCAAACGCTCAACGAAAACGGCAAACCCGTCGGACGTCCCGCCACCTTCACCGCCACCCGCATTCCCGATCTCCCGCCCGCGCCCGATCTCTCCAAGCTCAAATACGGCGCCCCGGTCAAACTCATCCGCGACGACCTCTCCAACTGGGAATCCATGAATCCCAAGGCCTACAATGGCTGGACCCTCAAAAACGGCGTCCTCACCAACACCGTCGTTTTCCCCGACGGCTCGAAAAAGCGCGGCGCCAACCTCAGCACGACCGACAAATCCTTCAAGGACTTCCGCCTCGCCTTCGAGGTCAGCCTCCCCGCCAACAGCAACAGCGGCGCCTATCTTCGCGGCATCTACGAGATTCAGATGAGCAACAGCCGACAGGAAAACGCGCACCAAACCATGGGCTCCCTCTATGGCCGCCACGCCCCCTCGACCAATGCCGAAAAACCCGCGAACGAGTGGCAGACCGTTGACGTCATCCTCGCCGACCGGCACGTCACCGTCGTCCTCAACGGCGTCACAATCATCGACAACCAGCCCGTCCTCGGCGTCACCGGCGGAGCCATCACCGCCGACGAATTTGTCCCTGGTCCCATCTACCTCCAAGGCGACCACACCAACGCCAGCTATCGCAACATGACGCTCACCCCCATCATCAAGGAGCTCCGCTAAGCTTTTTTGACAACCAACCAACACCAACCGGCGGCGTCGGACATACCGGACGCGCCGCCCTTGTTGGTTAATTTGCGGAATAAACGCGCGTTCCAGTCCCCGCCATTTTCGCCTTGGCGTTGGGGATTCCGTCCTGTTGGTTTTTTCCGCTTGCCGGCTTATTGGCCATCCGCGCGGATCCGCGTTCCGCGCCAGAGATGTTTTCGTGCACGATGACAGCGTAGATTTTCCGGTGGCGCGTCGCAAACGCAACGAAGGCGACGATCTCCAGCCCATGGGACTGTATTTCCGGTGATACGGGGCGGTTGCGCAATTTCGGCGATCCTTGAGCCGTGCATGGCAGCACAATTCGTCCCGGCGAAGTATCGGTAAACGCTACACGCATCACAGACGACGCGGTTGACGAGAGTGAAATTTTCTTTTTCAAACTATTCTTTACGCGAGGTGGTGTTCGCCATGTTAGAGGTGTTTCATCGTCACTACGCGGCATTTGCGGTTACCATCGGGAATGTCCTGTTTACTCGGCGTTTTGCATCCGCGGTGACGATGGGAGTGCGCCCGATTGGGTATCCATAGTGCGGCTGACAACGATCAACATGGGCGATTCTTACAGCGCCGCATCGCATTTCTTGTCGAGCATTAGTGCCGGGGCTGCAAATGTAATGTTCGCTGACGGGACTCTTTCGGTGTGCGTGAGGTGCTTGACTCTGTCTGTCTTGAACTGAGCCCCATCATCAGGTATCCAGTGGGTGCCACTGGAGCATTGTTGGAAGCGTGACATTGTAGTGTTGTAACTTTGCGTCGTTTGATCAGCGGGATTGTCCCGCCGCATCGAAAGCCATCAGTCGCACCACGCCATGTCGGATGATTTATATCATTGTCGGCATCATTACATCCCGAGGCCTTGAGGTCTCGCGTGAAATTCCCAACAAACTAAATAACTCCACCATCACATGCCCTGTCGTTTTCTCATCGTCGCGCTCCTTTTTATTTTTGTTCCATTGGCAAAGGCCGCTGTCATTCCCCCAACGGAGAATTTCCCGCTGCCCACCGTTGACCTTTCCGGCCCCGCCGAGGCCGCCGCACGGCATGTTACAATCGCCCGTGGAACGACGGAAGTCTATCAGGGGCACCCGACCACCGTCCTGCTGCCTGACGGAAAAACAATATACTGCGTGTGGACCATCAACCACGGCGGACCCTGCGGCCCCATGAAGCGCAGCGACGACGGCGGTCTCACATGGAGCGGCCTGCTCCCGGTTCCCGAAAACTGGAAGAGCACAAAAAACTGCCCCTCCATCTACCGGCTCGTCGATCCGCGCGGCAAGGCGCGCCTTGTCGTCTTTGCGCAGGAAAACGGCGTCATGCGCCGCGCCTATTCCGAGGACGACGGCAAAACATGGTCGCCCATGCAGCCCGCCGGCGACGGCATCGTTCCCTCCGTCATGCCCTTCACAGACGTGAAGCCGGTTGACGGCGGCAAGCGGCTCCTCGCCATGACCAATATCCGCCGCCCCGGAGAGACCAGGGAGAAATATTCCAACGTTCTCGCGCAAAGTTTCTCCACCGACGGCGGCCTTACATGGTCGCCGCTTGAAATTGTTCGCGACATTCCCGGCCTCCGTCTTTGCGAACCGGAGATTGTCCGCTCGCCCGACGGCAAACAACTTCTCTGCCTCATCCGCGAGGATGCGAAGCACGAGTCGCTTTTCATGACCAGCGACGACGAAGGCCGCACGTGGTCGAAGGAGCGAACACTTCCCAAGGCGCTCTGGGGCGACCGCCACAAGGCCAAATACACGCCCGACGGCCGCCTCGTTGTCGTCTTCCGCGACGTGGGCCGCAAAACCAGCCCCAGCAACAATCACTTCGTCGCGTGGGTCGGCTCCTACGACGACATCGTCAACGTCCGCGAAGCCGGCTATCGCGTGAAACTCATCCACAACCACCGGCGCGGAAAAATTTTCTCCGGCCGCCTCATGGACGACTGCGGTTACCCCGGGCTTGAAGTGCTGCCCGACGGCACCCTCGTGGCGACCACCTACGCCAAATACACCGAAGGCGACGAGGGCAACTACGTCGTCGCAGTCCGATTCACGCTCAAGGAAACCGATGCCGCACTTGTGTTGAGGGAAACCCAAAACACACCGCCTATTCCGAATAGGAGTGCCCGGTAGTTCAGTTGTTAAATTGTCCATTGGCACAACAGTATTATTTGTCTTTTCCCCATGAGCCCCACGCCCCGTAAAGCCATTCTGTCTTCCGGCGTCACTCTTGCCGCCACCGCGCTCATCTCTTTTCAGTCAGACATTTTGGTCACGCCCGCGCCCGCGCGGCCCAACATTATTGTCATCATGTCGGACGACATGGGCTTTAGCGACATCGGTTGCTATGGCGGCGAGATTCGCACGCCGGCGCTCGACAAACTGGCGCGCAATGGCCTGCGCTTCACCCAATTTTATAATGGCGCGCGTTGCTGTCCCACGCGCGCATCATTGCTCACGGGGCTTTATCCTCATCAGGCCGGCGTCGGCCTCATGGTCGGCAATCCTCGCGGCAATTTGCCCGGATATCAGGGCGAGTTTTCCAAGAGTTGTCTGACCATCGCCGAAGTGCTGCGCCCCGCCGGCTACGCCACTTACGCCGTTGGCAAATGGCATGTCTCGCCATCCACTCCCGACGCAAAAGCCAACTGGCCGCTCCAGCGCGGCTTTGATCGGTTTTACGGCACGCTCGCCGGAGCCGGCAGTTATTATGATCCCGCCACGCTTTGCCGCGGCAACACGTTCATCACTCCCGAAAACGATCCTGAGTATAAATCCGCGAGGTTTTATTATACCGACGCCATTGCCGACAATGCCGTGCGTTATTTGCGGGATCACACGGGTGATCCGGCGAGCGCAGCCAAGCCTTTCTTCATGTATGTGGCGTTCACCGCCGCGCACTGGCCCATGCACGCGCCGCCGGAGGATATTGCGCGATACAAGGGCCGCTACGACGCCGGGTTTGAGGCCATCCGCGCCGGGCGTTACCGCCGTGTGCGCGAATTCGGCCTTGTCCCGCCGTCCACCCGGCTTGGTCCGCCTGCCGTGAGTTGGGCGGACACCGCCGACAAGGAATGGGAGGCTCGCTGCATGGAAGTGTATGCGGCCATGGTTGACCGCATGGATCAAGGCATCGCGCGCATTGTCGCCGAACTTGAGGCCGCCGGCCAGCTTGAGAACACGCTGATCTTGTTTCTTCACGACAACGGAGGTTGCGCCGAAACCATGGGGTTGGGACGAGGCACTCCCAGGGCTTTTCCAGAAAATATAAACCCCCTCGGCCCCGATGAGCTTCAGACCAAGGTGCTGCCGCCAATGCAAACCCGCGACGGCCGGCCCGTGCGCACCCAGCACGGCATCATGCCCGGCGCCGAGGACACCTACATCGCCTACGGCAAGGGCTGGGCCAATGTGTCAAACACGCCCTTCCGCGAATACAAACACTGGGTTCACGAAGGCGGCATATCCACGCCGCTCATTGCGCACTGGCCCAAAGGCATTCGGAGGAACCTCGGCGGTTCACTCGTTCATTCAGTCGGTCATATCATCGACATCGCCGCCACCTGCCGGGATGTCGCAAACGCCGCCTATCCGAACAAGCGCGACG
This genomic interval carries:
- a CDS encoding general secretion pathway protein GspK, whose product is MNFHPRKLRSRRASIIIVVLVMMAFASIALALFMEKAFNDLAVEVRANDAANMRVEAYSAMETTLAVLEDFRAALGSLHSPAEGWADPLGFAGYEPINPDYTVEVAFEDESGKLSLPNVNATTLTSLFTYWGLDETTAAKLTDALLGWMRADYIPATAGAPLPEDYDTGDLPFTPPARTLRSFDELASIEFARDIFYDETGRPNELWHRFVQTFSLYDFQTPNINAAPPDILGALGNLDTSLDEKLSNFLQGEDGRTLAGTGGYFASKDEVDTLLGAGTPASQLGVTISALRVIITIRQGPANYRLNALVSMPGTGGAKLPAAWAQQNTASTSTSGTNSNNNTTPGNQGTSRTSNNANTTRANASAGTTQKNLNYPYTFLEIRENDLVPPPAPVIGETETE
- a CDS encoding LysM peptidoglycan-binding domain-containing protein, with amino-acid sequence MALKFLKAPPPNVVLLPDTQFFVRAIPVPADQTPEELSTQVELALETLAPFPVAQMYYGYHWRPGARHALIYAAYRKRFSQASVETWSAADAVLPAFATLLNPAASPGTTAILSTPDSLTAIHWADNSGVPSLVISRALPEPDDDKPPLSESDRDAARAALRNELLRATPGTIHLHEYEYPALDTVPAPARADNALVFATPPAKNTRTTPSSTTFTTAQLDMLDVRDKAELVARRASRRRDLLLWRAFLGCLSLLALCALIDIALKGGKFLQEKRIYQVKEQAPYVAEIDRANTLATRIEDLSNKRLLPFEMIDLLRPALPDTIVFTRVITRSLNSIEIQARTNRAADFNSFRTSLVSLPAIEKLDINNPATRDGSTTFTMLITFKPGTVIAAEDIPPPQPKNTATPKTDAASETAAENAAPQSGAPQPAAPSIHDQIQQQLTPGQSDAPSPDAVPPANGQPAPQTTEHTIVTGDTLARIARQAGVSPRDIIAANPGLANPRNLQPGQKINIPQPAPPPANETAEEEPNQ
- a CDS encoding 3-keto-disaccharide hydrolase, with the translated sequence MKKTILILASLVFSLAGFSSLGARPAGETTLKSPAFAASLENSRWAFTLPNDRAGWLGFSRENDKLTALLLWGSGHPRPVAVALKNDAVELRRAYKHTGKNGAKLDRTDLLTARQTAGGALAFEIQTLNENGKPVGRPATFTATRIPDLPPAPDLSKLKYGAPVKLIRDDLSNWESMNPKAYNGWTLKNGVLTNTVVFPDGSKKRGANLSTTDKSFKDFRLAFEVSLPANSNSGAYLRGIYEIQMSNSRQENAHQTMGSLYGRHAPSTNAEKPANEWQTVDVILADRHVTVVLNGVTIIDNQPVLGVTGGAITADEFVPGPIYLQGDHTNASYRNMTLTPIIKELR
- a CDS encoding sialidase family protein, with the protein product MPCRFLIVALLFIFVPLAKAAVIPPTENFPLPTVDLSGPAEAAARHVTIARGTTEVYQGHPTTVLLPDGKTIYCVWTINHGGPCGPMKRSDDGGLTWSGLLPVPENWKSTKNCPSIYRLVDPRGKARLVVFAQENGVMRRAYSEDDGKTWSPMQPAGDGIVPSVMPFTDVKPVDGGKRLLAMTNIRRPGETREKYSNVLAQSFSTDGGLTWSPLEIVRDIPGLRLCEPEIVRSPDGKQLLCLIREDAKHESLFMTSDDEGRTWSKERTLPKALWGDRHKAKYTPDGRLVVVFRDVGRKTSPSNNHFVAWVGSYDDIVNVREAGYRVKLIHNHRRGKIFSGRLMDDCGYPGLEVLPDGTLVATTYAKYTEGDEGNYVVAVRFTLKETDAALVLRETQNTPPIPNRSAR
- a CDS encoding arylsulfatase — translated: MSPTPRKAILSSGVTLAATALISFQSDILVTPAPARPNIIVIMSDDMGFSDIGCYGGEIRTPALDKLARNGLRFTQFYNGARCCPTRASLLTGLYPHQAGVGLMVGNPRGNLPGYQGEFSKSCLTIAEVLRPAGYATYAVGKWHVSPSTPDAKANWPLQRGFDRFYGTLAGAGSYYDPATLCRGNTFITPENDPEYKSARFYYTDAIADNAVRYLRDHTGDPASAAKPFFMYVAFTAAHWPMHAPPEDIARYKGRYDAGFEAIRAGRYRRVREFGLVPPSTRLGPPAVSWADTADKEWEARCMEVYAAMVDRMDQGIARIVAELEAAGQLENTLILFLHDNGGCAETMGLGRGTPRAFPENINPLGPDELQTKVLPPMQTRDGRPVRTQHGIMPGAEDTYIAYGKGWANVSNTPFREYKHWVHEGGISTPLIAHWPKGIRRNLGGSLVHSVGHIIDIAATCRDVANAAYPNKRDGTPITPLEGISLRPAFSGETLDRPSPLCWEHEGNRAIRLGKWKLVAKGRKGAWELYDMEADRAELNDLASQHPDIVQKLASDWDAWALRAKVKPWPWDNPEAGRIPKGRSTIHGHFRTNPTSLSDGGRCGIRGRPESLASIPDYIKGVSCDAFFSGASI